In one window of Candidatus Avedoeria danica DNA:
- a CDS encoding BACON domain-containing protein, whose amino-acid sequence MNASKFVAASVALTVLAMAGSALATLGARRGGDAVVAAPLAQAVPAAAGRVLFDPGPPDIWVAKVRDGITITQIVKRGQGGLVAQNLGDEPTRLLSLDAWPFASDVGSCERCFLTRTLCSGTLAPGATWRVSATVAVLSLSERRAADVDAAWVDAAVAEGLGTDATVADVVCAHMARWRPSAGAPACPGTAFMDAFVRGGASDALPNGLDAAMARGEPIGGVIEQLGAARSAGGGSVDHFEALGLADTGWAPPPEDGGPRARFVYDLPGAWIRSPDGLSSAVRLFNPAGDCATVVVSAYRTSNGLRGVYTHTLKAGALDGFDLDSVEAFADVNGSATVRLVSDRPLAAALTVVGPDGGRNLSYTVPAIRMPTAPLPSPGLRQLMPLGYQEKVSFAADAAMSRLRSPGGEPGGRLSVNPDIVFAPAQEPLDRAQGWETSIPVFNPYTERLELANRMQAEGEPRREFGYPLVPRVQTVLQPGFGLGKPGGDGWGEMFAAVPLALPLSIAVHSWREARDVPVPIEGWGVRTWSFDWADWTSTAPRFIGLPDLGGPAVASPDDPAAAPIALTGTMTDTFGGRIAVQNPLTQTARIAIDTYAPACGYAGTLLRTIDARQRILVDVRDLPGVAHGADAAVVRVLEGAVAAMVELRRPAWLDLADAPPDIASAYLGTPIDAADAGPQPEPLSARLAVTPTALTVDRAALTPLQILVGHVPDDARCAAFTATADVPWLSATPAGGAFPAVVTLTIDPRRLPSGDATGTLTIASDDSTISDSPQRVTVTVTGEPVNEDPGRAYMPYAVRLAGR is encoded by the coding sequence ATGAACGCATCCAAGTTCGTGGCGGCCAGCGTCGCCCTCACCGTCCTCGCCATGGCCGGCAGCGCGTTGGCCACCCTCGGTGCGCGACGGGGCGGGGACGCCGTGGTCGCAGCGCCTCTGGCGCAGGCGGTGCCGGCTGCGGCCGGGCGCGTCTTGTTCGATCCCGGCCCGCCGGACATTTGGGTCGCCAAGGTTCGTGACGGGATCACCATTACACAGATCGTGAAGCGCGGACAGGGCGGTCTCGTCGCGCAGAACCTCGGCGATGAGCCGACGCGGTTGCTCTCGCTCGACGCGTGGCCGTTCGCTTCCGATGTGGGGTCATGCGAGCGCTGTTTCCTCACGCGGACGCTGTGCAGCGGCACGCTGGCGCCCGGCGCCACGTGGCGCGTTTCGGCGACCGTTGCCGTCCTTAGCCTCAGCGAGCGTCGCGCAGCGGACGTCGACGCGGCATGGGTCGATGCGGCCGTCGCGGAAGGCTTGGGGACCGATGCGACCGTCGCCGACGTCGTCTGCGCGCACATGGCACGCTGGCGACCATCGGCCGGTGCGCCGGCGTGTCCGGGTACGGCGTTCATGGACGCGTTCGTGCGCGGCGGTGCATCCGACGCCCTACCGAACGGCCTCGACGCGGCCATGGCGCGCGGCGAGCCGATCGGCGGCGTGATCGAGCAGCTGGGCGCGGCGCGCTCCGCCGGCGGAGGATCGGTGGATCATTTCGAAGCGCTCGGCCTCGCGGACACGGGCTGGGCACCGCCGCCGGAAGACGGCGGACCGCGCGCGCGCTTCGTCTACGATCTTCCAGGCGCCTGGATCCGGAGCCCGGACGGGCTGTCGAGTGCCGTCCGCCTGTTCAACCCGGCGGGCGACTGTGCGACGGTCGTCGTCTCGGCCTATCGGACGAGCAACGGCCTGCGCGGCGTGTACACCCATACCCTCAAAGCGGGCGCGCTCGACGGCTTCGATCTCGACAGCGTCGAGGCCTTTGCCGACGTGAACGGCTCGGCCACTGTTCGTCTCGTGAGCGATCGCCCGCTCGCCGCCGCCCTCACCGTCGTCGGCCCCGACGGGGGTCGCAACCTCAGCTACACCGTCCCCGCCATCCGCATGCCCACCGCCCCGCTCCCGTCGCCCGGGCTGCGCCAGCTCATGCCGCTCGGCTACCAGGAGAAGGTCAGCTTCGCCGCCGATGCGGCCATGTCGCGTCTGCGGTCGCCGGGTGGAGAGCCGGGCGGACGCCTGTCGGTCAACCCCGACATCGTGTTCGCGCCCGCCCAGGAGCCGCTCGACCGCGCCCAAGGCTGGGAGACGAGCATCCCGGTCTTCAACCCGTACACCGAGCGCCTGGAGTTGGCGAACCGGATGCAGGCCGAGGGCGAGCCGCGGCGCGAGTTCGGCTACCCGCTGGTGCCGCGGGTGCAGACCGTCCTCCAGCCCGGCTTCGGACTCGGCAAGCCCGGCGGCGACGGCTGGGGCGAGATGTTCGCGGCGGTGCCGCTGGCGCTGCCGCTGTCCATCGCCGTCCACAGCTGGCGCGAGGCGCGCGACGTGCCCGTGCCGATCGAGGGCTGGGGCGTGCGCACCTGGTCGTTCGACTGGGCCGATTGGACCTCGACCGCGCCGCGCTTCATCGGCCTGCCCGACCTCGGCGGCCCGGCCGTCGCCTCGCCCGACGACCCGGCGGCCGCCCCGATCGCCCTGACGGGCACGATGACGGACACGTTCGGCGGCCGGATCGCCGTCCAGAACCCGTTGACGCAAACCGCGCGCATCGCGATCGATACCTACGCGCCCGCTTGCGGCTACGCCGGCACGCTGCTGCGGACGATCGACGCCCGCCAGCGGATCCTCGTCGACGTCCGCGACCTGCCCGGCGTGGCCCACGGCGCCGACGCGGCCGTCGTGCGCGTCCTGGAGGGCGCGGTGGCGGCGATGGTCGAGCTCCGCCGCCCGGCTTGGCTCGATCTTGCCGACGCGCCGCCCGACATCGCTTCGGCCTACCTCGGCACGCCGATCGATGCCGCGGACGCCGGCCCGCAGCCCGAGCCGCTGTCCGCCCGCCTGGCCGTCACCCCCACCGCGCTGACCGTCGATCGCGCCGCCCTCACGCCGCTGCAGATCCTCGTCGGCCACGTGCCCGACGACGCGCGTTGCGCCGCCTTCACCGCCACGGCCGACGTGCCGTGGCTGTCCGCCACCCCAGCCGGCGGCGCCTTCCCGGCCGTCGTCACGCTGACCATCGACCCCCGGCGGCTCCCCTCCGGCGACGCGACCGGCACGTTGACGATCGCCAGCGACGATTCGACGATCAGCGACAGCCCGCAACGCGTCACGGTGACGGTGACGGGCGAACCGGTCAACGAGGATCCGGGGCGGGCGTACATGCCGTACGCCGTGCGGTTGGCCGGGCGGTAA
- a CDS encoding polymer-forming cytoskeletal protein has translation MAWFTRGDRTTRRGELLESAVGVSTSLSGVIRSDGGVRIDGHFEGHIDVAGNVVVGESGVVQVDVLRARNITVGGTVTGNVECGGRLEILATGQVVGDIVADAIMIDQGGVFQGASRMRSAMPVLPPPAAQPPHLASGDAGGADASPGVDDVIIDLGPAPTTDRAVDPPAPAPSEPTSPAPPPVRRVAPPAAERTPPTDVKAGGPPRSASTAAPSAPRVEPALDFALDIEPIIPDTAAGSASGAAHQPAGAAVGADGARRNRRPGGGRRR, from the coding sequence ATGGCGTGGTTCACACGCGGTGACCGGACCACCCGGCGCGGCGAACTGCTCGAGAGCGCGGTCGGGGTCAGCACGTCCCTGTCCGGCGTGATCCGGAGCGACGGCGGGGTCCGCATCGACGGCCACTTCGAGGGCCACATCGACGTCGCCGGCAACGTCGTCGTCGGCGAGTCGGGCGTCGTTCAGGTCGACGTCCTTCGTGCCCGCAACATCACCGTCGGCGGCACCGTCACCGGCAACGTCGAGTGCGGCGGGCGGCTCGAGATCCTGGCGACCGGTCAGGTCGTGGGCGACATCGTGGCGGACGCGATCATGATCGACCAGGGCGGTGTGTTCCAGGGCGCCAGCCGGATGCGCTCCGCCATGCCCGTGCTTCCGCCGCCCGCCGCCCAGCCGCCGCACCTTGCGTCCGGCGACGCGGGGGGCGCGGACGCCTCGCCGGGGGTCGACGACGTGATCATCGACCTCGGCCCCGCGCCGACAACCGACCGGGCGGTCGACCCGCCGGCCCCGGCGCCTTCGGAGCCCACGTCGCCCGCCCCGCCTCCGGTGCGCCGCGTGGCCCCACCCGCCGCCGAGCGCACGCCCCCCACCGACGTGAAGGCCGGCGGCCCGCCGCGCTCCGCGTCGACGGCGGCCCCGTCCGCGCCGCGCGTCGAGCCGGCGCTGGACTTCGCCCTCGACATCGAGCCCATCATCCCCGACACCGCTGCCGGCTCGGCCTCCGGCGCCGCCCACCAGCCCGCGGGTGCGGCGGTCGGTGCGGACGGCGCACGCCGCAACCGGCGACCGGGCGGGGGCCGGCGGCGCTGA
- a CDS encoding peptidoglycan DD-metalloendopeptidase family protein, whose protein sequence is MANPNGPTAHAAVMVAVPRVLVPVLGLAAFALVAGLINVSQANRALRQEVANLTLQRDTTEARVQLLTGAAARKNKELYEAEGETNTLRQQVDAVEMQLDGIAFLHDQMRAELGLPTPTPTPPSAGGPSLPGFSSPSTGAEGGPFDASVTLEDRLALARERLGWALSDVYALWGQSKGGAWRQAATRGMPPPPDGGRLPANWPVRGEVTSPFGWREFRGKPNHHSGIDIGMPYGSPVAATGDGTVVGSGWQPGYGWCVLVQHGQGYATLYAHLSSTLAQLGDAVTPGAAVGLSGSSGNSTGPHLHYEIWHNGTALDPRPFMDHGAPEAAH, encoded by the coding sequence GTGGCGAATCCGAACGGTCCCACCGCCCACGCGGCGGTCATGGTGGCCGTCCCGCGTGTCCTCGTCCCCGTGCTCGGCTTGGCGGCCTTCGCGCTGGTGGCGGGATTGATCAACGTCTCGCAGGCCAACCGTGCGCTCAGGCAGGAGGTGGCCAACCTCACGCTGCAGCGCGACACGACGGAGGCGCGCGTGCAGCTCTTGACCGGCGCCGCTGCGCGCAAGAACAAGGAGCTGTACGAGGCCGAGGGCGAGACGAACACGCTGCGCCAGCAGGTCGATGCCGTGGAGATGCAGCTCGACGGCATCGCCTTCCTGCACGACCAGATGCGCGCTGAGCTCGGCCTCCCGACGCCGACGCCGACGCCCCCGTCGGCCGGCGGGCCTTCGCTGCCCGGCTTCTCGTCCCCGTCCACCGGCGCCGAAGGCGGTCCGTTCGACGCTTCCGTGACGTTGGAGGACCGGCTGGCGCTGGCCCGCGAACGCCTCGGCTGGGCGCTGTCCGATGTGTACGCGCTCTGGGGCCAGTCCAAGGGTGGAGCGTGGCGCCAGGCGGCGACGCGCGGCATGCCGCCCCCGCCGGATGGCGGTCGCCTGCCCGCCAACTGGCCGGTCCGCGGCGAAGTGACGAGCCCGTTCGGCTGGCGGGAGTTCCGCGGCAAGCCGAACCACCACTCGGGCATCGACATCGGCATGCCGTACGGCTCACCGGTGGCCGCCACCGGCGACGGGACGGTCGTCGGCAGCGGCTGGCAGCCGGGCTACGGCTGGTGTGTGCTCGTCCAGCACGGCCAGGGCTACGCCACGCTGTACGCCCACCTCTCGAGCACGCTTGCCCAGCTGGGCGACGCCGTCACGCCGGGCGCAGCGGTTGGCCTGTCCGGGAGCAGCGGCAACTCGACCGGACCGCACCTCCACTACGAAATCTGGCACAACGGGACCGCGCTCGACCCCCGACCGTTCATGGACCACGGCGCGCCGGAAGCGGCGCACTAG
- a CDS encoding VWA domain-containing protein, with protein sequence MRILPARRHDEGDPAHGTPSVAPVVALLTASSLALALSAGGAPARAQSPVPAPGSFVRSATWTESAGVVPGRLWIEPVGIDRLPDGRIVTSDARLGRVEVLGADGAPQLAFGRGGASPLGSAGHVAADAGRNRLYVADAHDGAIAVFDLAGNRVAAWSGLNPSGVAVAPDGRVFASDANGDRVRVFDPSGTEGAPFGGTGDGPAQLDGPAGLDVAPDGRIFVADRGNARVVIFESDGKAAGTIKLAGTPIVGEPLDVAVAVDEVWVATGAELARLNIDTGRVTGRFETTPAVAVAAAPGEGVWAAVATSGGGTAGGGAQAGVLAFRDRQASGEPTSRWASPDLAVGLFDGLETLSFGADGKAYLVDVPPRVQRLSGAGIAEAQMAGYDVVDADGDAAGIVFAADGAAVVSFAADGSERWRTRLPSAAGGAHDVVAVNWDAAKGQVVVVDGGTAMAYRFDGAGEVVGSEALRGSSGRTAVWTDGAVAADGTSFALDGGSGIVTGWDANGTPVVGFDLPPSARRATRLDVLPDGTLVVLGRDGWAHRLGRDGTVVAAWIVARPDLGPSQPSDIAADAAGDVYVVDRSADVVTAYHWDPAAPGMRPPTVEKGCQIVGDKTAAPGRVTIGDEVEITLTVRGACAGSQLAADIALVLDQSMSRNAFRSVQRSVDALLDGIDPTTDQVVVQPGSGGRLTNNVQLLRRSLRRLEAGDAAWSLRTAIEDTERELFSPRGRRDARKVVIYLLASEGIPVDKDTQPWQIEYFRNAIERAGGQLKRRVDEAFGIWVGTAADSGRKILGQSGQGERMLRQLVTDDSHFLKNRSEAQLPLLYGQIVQRIKPTTLLRSLEIVDLLPENMPYVPSSAEPPAVVAGQNVTWRLQNVPLTGAGVRFRVRPSAIGRWPTNTEAYADYVDFSGAPGRVVFPVPAVDVVALPTETPTVEPTLTIGHTASPTRTSTPTATSTPTPADLYLPVVLNERCDPSQVRLDAVLLIDASTSMDGAKIDAAKAAARSFIGLLSLPEDQVGIVAFNHDAALMSPLVGDAAQAGAALDAIALDSGTRIDLGLQLAVAELGSPRHRAGAAPLIILVTDGQQDDQPERALQAAAAARLAGAMIFAIGLGGDVDGTFLTQIAGASERYLPAPTPADLAAIYAQVAVTVRRCPAEAFWGRR encoded by the coding sequence ATGCGCATCCTGCCCGCCCGCCGACACGACGAAGGCGACCCCGCCCACGGCACCCCTTCCGTCGCCCCCGTCGTCGCCCTCCTCACCGCCTCGTCCCTCGCCCTCGCCCTGTCCGCCGGCGGCGCCCCGGCGCGGGCACAGTCGCCCGTCCCCGCCCCCGGCAGCTTCGTCCGCTCGGCCACCTGGACCGAGTCGGCCGGCGTCGTGCCGGGTCGGTTGTGGATCGAGCCGGTCGGCATCGACCGGCTGCCGGATGGCCGGATCGTCACATCCGACGCGCGCTTGGGCCGCGTCGAGGTGCTCGGAGCCGACGGCGCGCCGCAGCTCGCCTTCGGCCGCGGCGGCGCGTCGCCCCTCGGCTCGGCCGGCCACGTGGCGGCCGACGCGGGCCGCAACCGACTCTACGTGGCCGACGCACACGACGGGGCGATCGCCGTCTTCGACCTCGCCGGCAACCGTGTGGCCGCATGGAGCGGCCTCAACCCTTCCGGGGTCGCCGTCGCACCCGACGGGCGGGTGTTCGCCAGCGACGCCAACGGTGATCGCGTCCGCGTCTTCGACCCATCGGGCACGGAAGGCGCGCCGTTCGGCGGCACGGGCGACGGGCCGGCGCAGCTCGACGGCCCGGCCGGCCTGGACGTCGCGCCCGATGGCCGCATCTTCGTCGCCGACCGCGGCAACGCCCGCGTCGTCATCTTCGAGAGCGATGGCAAGGCCGCCGGCACGATCAAGCTCGCCGGCACGCCCATTGTCGGCGAGCCGCTCGACGTCGCCGTTGCCGTCGACGAGGTCTGGGTGGCCACCGGCGCGGAACTGGCGCGCCTGAACATCGACACCGGACGCGTCACCGGCCGATTCGAGACGACACCGGCCGTCGCCGTGGCCGCCGCGCCCGGCGAAGGCGTCTGGGCCGCCGTCGCGACGTCCGGGGGCGGCACGGCGGGCGGCGGCGCGCAGGCCGGCGTGTTGGCCTTCCGCGACCGCCAGGCCAGCGGCGAGCCGACGAGCCGATGGGCCAGCCCCGATCTGGCCGTCGGGCTGTTCGACGGGCTCGAGACGCTGTCGTTCGGCGCCGACGGCAAGGCGTACCTCGTCGACGTGCCGCCGCGCGTGCAGCGCTTGTCGGGCGCCGGCATCGCCGAGGCCCAGATGGCCGGCTACGACGTCGTCGATGCCGACGGGGACGCCGCAGGCATCGTCTTTGCCGCCGACGGCGCTGCGGTCGTTTCGTTTGCGGCCGACGGCAGCGAGCGCTGGCGCACGAGGCTGCCTTCGGCGGCGGGCGGCGCGCACGACGTCGTCGCCGTGAACTGGGACGCGGCCAAGGGACAGGTCGTCGTCGTCGACGGCGGGACGGCGATGGCGTACCGCTTCGACGGAGCCGGCGAAGTCGTCGGCTCGGAGGCGCTGCGCGGGTCGAGCGGCCGCACGGCGGTCTGGACGGATGGAGCCGTTGCGGCCGACGGCACGTCGTTCGCGCTCGACGGCGGGAGCGGGATCGTCACGGGCTGGGATGCGAACGGCACGCCGGTGGTCGGATTCGACCTGCCGCCGAGCGCCCGTCGTGCCACGCGCCTCGACGTCCTGCCCGACGGCACGCTCGTCGTTCTCGGGCGCGACGGCTGGGCGCACCGGCTCGGGCGGGACGGTACGGTCGTCGCCGCCTGGATCGTCGCCCGGCCCGACCTCGGGCCGTCGCAGCCGAGCGACATCGCCGCCGATGCGGCCGGCGATGTGTACGTCGTCGACCGCAGCGCGGACGTCGTGACGGCGTACCACTGGGACCCGGCCGCGCCCGGGATGCGGCCGCCGACCGTGGAGAAGGGCTGCCAGATCGTGGGCGACAAGACCGCCGCGCCGGGACGCGTGACGATCGGCGACGAGGTCGAGATCACGCTCACGGTCCGCGGTGCGTGCGCCGGCTCGCAGCTGGCGGCCGACATCGCGCTCGTCCTCGACCAGTCGATGAGCCGGAACGCGTTCCGCAGCGTCCAGCGCTCCGTGGATGCGTTGCTCGACGGGATCGACCCGACGACGGACCAGGTCGTCGTCCAGCCGGGCAGCGGCGGGCGGTTGACGAACAACGTCCAGCTGCTCCGGCGCAGCCTCAGGCGCCTCGAGGCCGGCGATGCCGCCTGGAGCTTGCGCACCGCCATCGAGGACACCGAGCGTGAGCTGTTCTCCCCGCGCGGCCGGCGCGATGCGCGCAAGGTGGTCATCTACCTCCTGGCCAGCGAGGGCATCCCGGTCGACAAGGACACCCAACCGTGGCAGATCGAGTACTTCCGCAACGCGATCGAGCGGGCCGGCGGGCAGCTCAAGCGGCGGGTCGACGAGGCGTTCGGGATCTGGGTCGGCACGGCGGCCGACAGCGGCCGAAAGATCCTCGGGCAGAGCGGCCAAGGTGAGCGGATGCTCCGCCAGCTCGTGACGGACGACAGCCACTTCCTCAAAAACCGCTCCGAGGCGCAGCTGCCGCTGCTGTACGGACAGATCGTGCAGCGGATCAAGCCGACGACGCTCCTGCGCTCCCTCGAAATCGTCGACCTCCTGCCCGAGAACATGCCCTACGTCCCGTCCTCGGCCGAACCGCCGGCCGTCGTCGCGGGCCAGAACGTCACGTGGCGACTGCAGAACGTCCCGCTGACCGGCGCCGGCGTCCGCTTCCGGGTCCGCCCGAGCGCCATCGGCCGCTGGCCGACGAACACCGAGGCGTATGCCGACTACGTCGACTTCAGCGGCGCGCCGGGCCGGGTCGTCTTCCCGGTGCCCGCAGTCGACGTCGTCGCCCTCCCGACCGAGACGCCGACCGTCGAGCCGACGTTGACGATCGGCCATACGGCCTCGCCCACCCGCACATCGACGCCGACCGCCACCTCGACGCCGACCCCGGCCGACCTCTACCTCCCGGTCGTGCTGAACGAGCGCTGCGACCCGAGCCAGGTGCGGCTCGACGCCGTCCTCCTGATCGACGCCTCGACGAGCATGGACGGCGCCAAGATCGACGCCGCAAAGGCCGCCGCCCGCAGCTTCATCGGCCTCCTCAGCCTGCCGGAAGATCAGGTTGGCATCGTGGCGTTCAACCACGACGCCGCGCTCATGTCGCCCCTCGTCGGCGACGCGGCCCAGGCCGGCGCCGCCCTCGACGCGATCGCACTCGACTCCGGCACCCGGATCGACCTCGGCCTGCAGCTGGCGGTGGCCGAGCTCGGCAGCCCGCGCCACCGCGCGGGCGCAGCGCCGCTCATCATCCTGGTCACGGACGGCCAGCAGGACGATCAGCCCGAACGCGCCCTGCAAGCCGCCGCCGCCGCCCGACTGGCCGGCGCGATGATCTTCGCGATCGGACTCGGCGGCGACGTCGACGGCACGTTCCTGACCCAGATCGCCGGCGCAAGCGAGCGCTACCTGCCCGCACCGACGCCGGCCGACCTCGCCGCGATCTACGCCCAGGTGGCCGTGACGGTGCGGCGATGTCCGGCGGAGGCGTTTTGGGGGCGGCGTTAG
- a CDS encoding glutaminyl-peptide cyclotransferase — protein MAVPFARCAAPAVAAGLALALAGCLSTRSSTLPPGAASPAAADGASTPAEVADAVPAGTAPPANRLVPIVLAAYPHDPGAFTQGLLLDGDTLFESTGLEGQSTLREVELESGSVVRRYDVPPDVFAEGLALVDDTLYQLSWQEERAFAYDRSTFALKKELSYDGEGWGLCHDGQQLVMSDGSDHLTFRDPASFAPTGNVAVTLDGTALPMLNELECVGDRVYANVWQTNLIVAIDPSDGRVTDVIDASSLQHELTDRDVTLPIDVLNGIAFDPADETFLLTGKLWPKIFRVRFAPAVAPIVPTPGALAP, from the coding sequence ATGGCGGTCCCGTTCGCTCGATGCGCAGCGCCGGCGGTAGCGGCCGGATTGGCGCTTGCGCTTGCCGGTTGTCTGTCGACGCGTTCATCGACGCTGCCGCCGGGTGCGGCTTCGCCTGCTGCCGCCGACGGCGCCTCGACGCCGGCCGAGGTCGCCGATGCCGTCCCGGCCGGGACGGCCCCACCCGCCAACCGCCTCGTCCCGATCGTCCTCGCCGCCTACCCCCACGACCCCGGCGCGTTCACACAGGGGCTCCTCCTCGACGGCGACACGCTCTTCGAGAGCACGGGCCTCGAGGGCCAATCGACGCTGCGCGAGGTCGAGCTCGAGAGCGGCAGCGTCGTGCGGCGCTACGACGTCCCGCCCGACGTGTTTGCGGAGGGTCTGGCCCTGGTCGACGACACGCTGTACCAACTGTCGTGGCAGGAGGAGCGCGCGTTTGCGTACGATCGGTCGACGTTCGCGCTGAAGAAGGAGCTCAGCTACGACGGCGAGGGCTGGGGGCTGTGCCACGACGGGCAGCAGCTGGTCATGTCGGACGGCTCCGACCACCTGACGTTTCGCGACCCGGCATCGTTTGCGCCGACCGGCAACGTCGCCGTCACGCTCGACGGCACGGCGCTGCCGATGCTCAACGAGCTGGAGTGCGTCGGTGACCGCGTGTACGCCAACGTCTGGCAGACGAATCTCATCGTGGCGATCGACCCGTCCGACGGCCGCGTCACGGACGTGATCGACGCGTCGTCGCTGCAGCACGAACTGACGGACCGCGACGTGACGCTGCCGATCGATGTCCTGAACGGCATCGCGTTCGACCCGGCGGACGAGACGTTCCTGCTCACCGGCAAGCTCTGGCCGAAGATCTTCCGCGTGCGCTTCGCTCCGGCGGTGGCGCCGATCGTTCCAACGCCGGGTGCGCTGGCGCCATGA
- a CDS encoding DUF4446 family protein: MPPTAPQWTIPDWLAPLGRLDPAAVAAIALTALVLALLTFVFATMTWVRARRMVRHYGTLMRGVEGQSLTRAVESYVERLNAVERRSSQVGDQGRATSTRLNQAVQHVCLERYSAVDASDNQQSFSLALLDAADNGIVLTALYTRSGLRVYAKPVQGGGSPYALSAEEQRAIGRGEGD; this comes from the coding sequence ATGCCGCCCACCGCCCCGCAATGGACGATCCCCGACTGGCTCGCGCCCCTCGGTCGCCTCGACCCCGCCGCCGTGGCCGCCATCGCCCTCACGGCGCTCGTGCTGGCGCTGCTCACGTTCGTGTTCGCGACGATGACGTGGGTGCGCGCGCGTCGGATGGTCCGGCACTACGGCACGCTCATGCGCGGCGTCGAGGGGCAGAGCCTGACGCGCGCCGTCGAGTCGTACGTCGAACGGCTGAACGCCGTCGAGCGGCGCAGCTCACAGGTCGGCGACCAGGGGCGGGCGACGTCGACCCGGCTGAATCAGGCCGTTCAACACGTTTGCCTCGAGCGCTACAGCGCCGTGGATGCCAGCGACAACCAGCAGAGCTTCTCGCTGGCGCTGCTCGACGCGGCCGACAACGGGATCGTGCTCACGGCGCTCTACACGCGCAGCGGGCTGCGCGTGTACGCCAAGCCGGTGCAGGGCGGCGGGTCGCCGTATGCGCTGTCGGCGGAGGAGCAGCGGGCAATCGGGCGAGGAGAGGGCGATTGA
- a CDS encoding glutaminyl-peptide cyclotransferase, translating to MSRPVVAAGRAAAIRTAAARSAAIGALLFTAHAAAAPKPTLAAPTRPSRAAQFPTPRAMTIEVLATHPHDRAAYTQGLVWEDGTLWESTGLNGQSSLRRVEPATGAVLQQRDIGAAHFAEGLARVGDRLIQLTWRTGRAFIWDKRSFEPLGEIAYGGEGWGLCHNGTDLIMSDGSDTLFIRDATTFAIKDRVPVQIAGEPLANLNELECFGDAVYANVWRETFIVRIDLATGDVIERIDGAPLDNAIRVKYGFNDPYDCLNGIAHVPEGDRFLVTGKHWPELYEVRFRATGGEPTGTPSPSGTSSATSLPTATATATPTSLHRWVIYLPWSNRSRR from the coding sequence ATGAGCCGCCCGGTCGTTGCTGCCGGCCGCGCCGCCGCCATTCGCACGGCCGCCGCACGCAGCGCCGCGATCGGCGCGCTCCTCTTCACGGCGCACGCCGCCGCAGCACCGAAGCCCACACTCGCCGCACCGACCCGGCCGAGCCGCGCCGCCCAGTTCCCGACCCCCCGGGCCATGACGATCGAGGTGCTGGCGACGCATCCACACGACCGGGCGGCCTACACGCAAGGGTTGGTGTGGGAAGACGGCACGCTGTGGGAGAGCACCGGGCTGAACGGCCAGTCGTCCCTGCGGCGCGTCGAGCCGGCGACGGGCGCCGTGCTGCAGCAGCGCGACATCGGCGCGGCACACTTCGCCGAAGGGCTGGCGCGCGTCGGCGACCGGCTGATTCAGCTGACGTGGCGGACGGGCAGGGCGTTCATCTGGGACAAGCGTTCGTTCGAGCCGCTCGGCGAGATCGCCTACGGCGGCGAGGGCTGGGGCCTGTGCCACAACGGCACGGACCTCATCATGAGCGACGGCTCCGACACGCTCTTCATCCGCGACGCGACGACGTTCGCCATCAAGGACCGCGTGCCGGTGCAGATCGCCGGCGAGCCGCTGGCCAACCTCAACGAGCTCGAGTGCTTCGGCGATGCGGTGTACGCGAACGTCTGGCGCGAGACGTTCATCGTCCGGATCGATCTGGCAACCGGCGACGTGATCGAGCGCATCGACGGCGCGCCGCTCGACAACGCGATCCGCGTCAAGTACGGCTTCAACGACCCTTACGACTGCCTGAACGGCATCGCCCACGTCCCCGAGGGTGATCGCTTCCTCGTCACGGGCAAGCATTGGCCCGAGCTGTACGAGGTGCGGTTTCGGGCAACGGGCGGCGAGCCGACGGGAACGCCATCGCCGAGCGGAACGTCGAGCGCGACGTCGTTGCCGACCGCAACGGCAACCGCGACGCCGACATCGCTACACCGCTGGGTGATCTACCTGCCTTGGTCCAACCGATCCCGTCGGTAG